The region tctctctgcttgctccagcttggacctggcctccaccagttgatcgtcctGCACCTTGATCAGCTCCTTGTAATCTACGGCTCGAAGCTGAGCAtgaccaatggtgacaagtgactgcatggaagacaaaaagttaatacaagtaaaaatactaataacaaagtatctcgaggaaaaatgcttaccttcatcaattgagcgagtcctctcttcaagacaacttcgacactaagtcgagggtaggagtctaggctttgaagcgtcgatgcatcacggccaatatcctcaagaagccccttgcccaggtcgctaacagcacgaaaaagctcactcgaactaccctggtgagtaggagttaggctcgcagaaggaGGAAGGGAAGAGGGGGTCAATGGCGGAAGTGTAGTCGGTCCCCCAGGTTGCCTCCCTAGACTTGGCGGtactaccttctgaatcttctgtggaggcatagagccacttccatcaccagttttcctctttgaagcaacgcaatctctgaacatgtctgaatctgcCAAGGATGAAAAAACAAGATTGTTAGAGAAATAAACATAATGAAACATATGCAAGTGTATACTACAATTGTGATACTCTCTAATTACCAATTATAAAAAATATGCCTATTTTCACTAGgcatgtgttacctgcgttgaagatctgatcaaggaactcatcctcgtcgtccgaggatgagctaagttccccttcaacctggatagcttttcctttcccaggTTGAGCGGGAATAGTAGATCTACGCTGAGGATCAGGCTCTCTAATGACTAAGTCGCCAGGTCTACGGGAAAGCGGAGAAGGCCCAGGAGAATGCCGATCAGTCATTTGCTCTGTGCCCTCGTTAGACTGACCAGGCGTgtcgttctccccggtggtactttccaccaccAGATCCTGCTCACATGGCACCAGACTCACCATCTGAAGAAGGTCCAGCGTGACCAACTTTTTTACATCCTTCTCTTtaagactcatgttagccaatttcttggcccgcctaaacatcccttcagtaggcaatggtcgctcaAACGGACCCGAGcgcgtaaaagccaagttgttggcctcaatatccaatgtgaggaagtattccttatgatactTCCCGGCGTTTGACTTATGGGAGATGCCATTGAGATATGTAACCCCCCTATGCCTGTGATAGAAATGGAAGAAACCTGAGTTGTTGTGAGAAGGGTTGGTCCgaagatcaaacaggtaatgcacCTCGTGAGGGGTGGGCTCATCCCAACCATTCAGAAAATAAAGAATATACAGCGCAGAGAGTGCCTGTATCCCATTCGGCGTGATCTGAAATGGGGAGATGTTGAAGTAGTCTGCTACGGACCGGAAATAGATGTGCAGCGGGAGTGTTGCTCCAGCTTGtacatggtgcctggaccaggcgcagtaccttccaccgggcctattggctctttgatgtGAGCCCGGACATGTCACGTTTGCcccgctcaagcctaaagcttcaagATGTTTCTGGAATAGCGCGGGAGTAAGTTTGGAAGCTTCGGCAAcgaaccaggagggttcttcttctccctcatcaCGTGGCTTCTGGACAGCCAAATCCTGAATCGCGGTAGCAAGTTTCAGGGACGGCTTTCTTGAAGCTGTGGTAGTGCGGGTTTGATTGCGCTGTACCACCTTCTGTACTGCTCTGCGGGCGACCTGCGGATCGTGTTCCTGAGGGAGCCTGTtagattgcttcaccctcatcgtcgactcagAAGTTTGTcgaaggaactgttcctcgtggagaagatataaggctgagcgagggaggatctgtTTGAAGCGGCGAAGACGATCCTCTGGAGTGTAACCGGTAGACGAGcctggtgaggaatcgctattcaAGGGAGTTTCGATTGTCTACGGGGCAGATGATTCAgagtccgtatgattgtcacctcccctgtagtcagagcgattcatctacaaaaatgaataaaaaatggggaggtgagtaaccaaacagaaaaaattcatcaaaaataagatttatttttatacttggaaaattttgtctaagttataaaaatatagcgcatgtggaaaaaataattttaatgctcaaaagtgcctaaaaggCACTTAAAGTATTGAACTTATTAAACTTTGTAGAAGGAggcatttttgggattttcctaTAAGGCTAGGTTCCTTATGTACGCAGTTAACATACAGAGGTTGGTTACATGTTTGGAAGGAAAAAAGGCCAAAGCCTAAGAAAAGTAtgtatggtccgatcggaccacatgttGAGCTCAGGAGGGAGGTTCTATGCATTCGATCGTACATAGCTTGGCTGGGAGGGCATTCGACCTTACCTCCATGCGAGCCTAACCCCAAAGCGCCTGTGACACGCCCGATCGGACGAGGCATGACCAAAGAGATGTTCAGAGCCTATGGGTCAAAGAGTCGTGCATCCACGCGagcccagaaaaaaaaaaaaaaaatacaattggtCCAATCGGACACATTCCAGCCAGGAGACGTCCTGCCTCGCCACCGCACGAGCCTCGCGCAAGCCTCCCAAACGTCCGATCGGGCGTAGCGTGCCCGAGGAGAGGTGTGCACCCAGGTCCCGAGAGTTCGCCTGGTGTGCCTCGTGCCTCCAAAGCTTCTAGCCAGCAGCAACAAGTTAGGTTCGATCGGGCATTGGTGTCTAGGGAGGTTCAGATTTAACTATTAAAAATCTGGGCACTAAAAAGCAAGGGGAAgagcgtgtggtccgatcggaccacacacttATCTGAAGTATTTCAGAGCCCGATCGGAGGTGGTTGTCTCGCCTCGTTCAGAAGGGACGCACACCTCGAGCTCGACCACACTCCAGCGTCCCCGATCGAGCATGGGCTCACGATGAAGacaaagtgtggtccgatcggaccacacgcttatgcccagaatttctgggcaaaACTAGGTAAAAAATGGTCCCTAAATGGCATACTTTGCCTACCCCGAATCCTAACCAAATAGACAGCCCTAAAAATCCCTAGCCTCAAACACATTCCATCATTTACACAaacaaaaaacaagatcaaaacatgaaaatgaaaggttttcttcatgttcttaaaaacccattacaatatcaaaaccctcaaaactcatgttcatgttcatgTCAAAATAGCAAAaatgtcttgaaattcctatgaaattaagggaaaattcgggttacccatgccacaaacCTCATCAAAACAATAAGCAAACACATTGGGCAAAACATAttcaagaacattcaaggcaCTCAAGCATTTCGGCCatgattttttttagaatttctaaaaaaaaaaaaaatgtaacaatCTAAGAGGCATGGAGAAAGGAGGCTTACCCAAGGTTGGAGAACTTTGAGTTTGCTTGGAGGGTGCTTGAAGATGAAGGACTCCCTTTGAAGCTTGTGAAGTCGGCAAGGTGGGGaatttcggccaagagagaataTGGAGGGTTTTTAGAGTGATTTTGTATATGTGAAGAAGAGAGTGTAGAGTAgggatatttaaagggaaaaaagtggctttttcatttacttttggacctttggtATTCTGGGATTATCTTTcctccacgatcatgggtggatttttgcagtgatcgtgggtctgctgcatgaagatgaacagttattattttttataatgacgtcagccggagaaaaagtttattacgtgaataaatcatataataaacttggggggcaaatgttatcccaaaaatttgaaaagaatgacgtggcggtgaaatggacacgtggcatgagttagtaggttgatctggcttagtaatggcctaatacattagttaaggaatgggacagagggtcaagccaaatacgcccaatcgaagagagtatttagactgggggttgcttggctcagacctcagtttaaagacccatataattaaattggtgccaagaccaagaaagtgaaggggaggtatgaattttagttcaagatataaaaacagtaggtccgatcggacctaggcttaggagacctcttgttaagcttggttcgaataagttcaaaaagaataaggctcaagttttactcaaggggaaagccacatagtggTCGATCGGGTATGATATGGAAGAAGTGAACTTGGGCTTGAATGAAGTGAGGAGTAGAAATggtggtgtccgatcggacatgatgcgtgtggatactttggaccattttggtccaaagggatgactatgaccgatcgaacatacacataggaggtaccttggaccattcaggtcaaggagaagtagatggtggctcggaccaccttggtccgaggagaaaagcctaatgcccgatcgagcgtttggttgagcgaagaggttcgaaccttgttggcccaaggagaaggatgtgtgcccgatcggacgtggtacttatgagtaccttggaccattttgatccaaggagaggtggtggctcagaccacctaggtccgaagagagagaaccaaggtccgatcggaccttggttaagcaaaggaagcttggaccatttaggtccaaggggcattatgcccgatcgcacaagacctcccccgatcgcacatgacctcccccgatcgcgcaagacgcctgcaggagcgcttggaccatgttggtccgaggataagctaggaagaagatggctcggaccatcttggtccgaggagcaaagtgtaaggtcatattggaccttgattgaaggagtcaaataagatggtttgaaccaccttaagccaaagaagacaaccattgtgtccgatcggacacaatggagaagtatacctcgagtgtagttggcctttggtccaaggatagccatgcgtatgccacctttgacctatgtaaagcttgaagaatagtcaacatgcatgagaagctacgtcaaactgcccgaaactacttcagtgagaattggtccaagcatccgggaatcactcaatcctcactcgaaattagggaccagttatattttgaatgtttattttgtaatataaatattaggtaaataatagaatatccctatcaaaaggggatatcagttgagaacccaggtctataaatagggacttgggaggatcgtaaaaggacttttggcaaaatcaagagtgaatctgtattctagagagagaaagtgtgttgttcttgagaaaaacccatttttgcGTTCTGGAAtatctcacactgaagaaactcagttgacacggttcatctgatcttgagtgcgaatacagtaataaaatctctaagtggattaggctattaccgatcatcggggctgaaccactataaaaacctcgtgttatttactttcgttcataaaaaactgtctgttgtcgtttataattctcttgaaggttgtcgtagttgacgttctcacgtcgttggctaaattcacagtcaacaataacgatataaagatattctaaatcggagtcctacatatccagatatgttgattttagagttacgagatttagaaaattagaagttatgattctattttaaatttaaatttaaatttggattataattagaagatttttattcgttaggattctattttaaatttaaatttaaatttggattataattagaagatttttattccttaggattctatttttaaatttaaatttggattataattagaagatttttattcctagaactctataaataggacctagcaccaagccttttcattcattcttcaagcattgatcagagccttctaggtgctagtgagactatagagtgataaacacttgggttggggttataagctttgtcattctaagcttattagacacttgggaagtaaggttcatagagtgtatttcggtttcgaggtgtagttcggtcatagcaatttcaaaggtattcctattcttagttcattttctgtattgtttcattagttcttatagtttttctctactcaattcctaacccaatcttctctattcttggttaggcatctaagttcttcgaacttgagatttcttgttggtaagtatcttctcaatggtttagttcattcatcttcatctctttcttttagaaaactcacatctctattaatggtttttaggagtgttccaaaatcctgaccttgttctcatcatcccggtattttggtaaggaaaataggctagatcttgtatgtttgtatgatatgttatgttatgtttaatatgttatgataagtttttgtttttatatgttatgttatgat is a window of Humulus lupulus chromosome 4, drHumLupu1.1, whole genome shotgun sequence DNA encoding:
- the LOC133829550 gene encoding uncharacterized protein LOC133829550, with translation MFRRAKKLANMSLKEKDVKKLVTLDLLQMVSLVPCEQDLVVESTTGENDTPGQSNEGTEQMTDRHSPGPSPLSRRPGDLVIREPDPQRRSTIPAQPGKGKAIQVEGELSSSSDDEDEFLDQIFNADSDMFRDCVASKRKTGDGSGSMPPQKIQKVVPPSLGRQPGGPTTLPPLTPSSLPPSASLTPTHQGSSSELFRAVSDLGKGLLEDIGRDASTLQSLDSYPRLSVEVVLKRGLAQLMKSLVTIGHAQLRAVDYKELIKVQDDQLVEARSKLEQAERTIAERDESLKKQAQNNASLTTQLEKQSLDIKELVRDNERLISENEELKQEKELDLIRFEEASFDCFYKVWKLNKPLNLDCFPKEAQAEDLARCEARAAEEAANPPALAPTCSAISFRARGAADAEEGVDQPSRGARL